In Chryseobacterium gleum, a single genomic region encodes these proteins:
- the purB gene encoding adenylosuccinate lyase — MNSYKNPLEERYSSEEMLFNFSHNNKFQNWRKLWIALAEIEKDLGLEITDEQIAELKANAENIDYEKAAEYEKKFRHDVMAHVHAYGDVAPSAKGIIHLGATSAFVGDNTDLIQIRDGLLILKKKLVNVMKNLADFAIQYKDLPTLGFTHFQPAQLTTVGKRATLWLQSLVLDIEELDFFLETLRFRGVKGTTGTAASFLELFNGDYSKVKHLDKELSKRFGFDKVFGVSGQTYDRKIDAKVVALLGNIAQSAHKFTNDLRLLQNLKEIEEPFEKNQIGSSAMAYKRNPMRSERIGALAKYVMSLTTSSAMVASTQWFERTLDDSANKRLTIPQAFLAVDAILLIWNNILNGIVVYPNRINKHIMEELPFMATEYIIMEEVKAGGDRQEIHEVIRVHSMEASKKVKEEGKENDLIERILNDNSLKLDKSKLKEVLDPKNFIGFAPIQTEEFIKNEVQPIIDQNKDLIGLEADLKV, encoded by the coding sequence ATGAATTCCTACAAAAATCCATTGGAAGAGCGCTACTCCAGTGAAGAAATGTTATTTAACTTCTCACACAATAACAAATTCCAGAATTGGAGAAAGCTTTGGATAGCTCTTGCTGAAATCGAAAAAGACCTTGGACTTGAAATTACAGACGAGCAGATCGCTGAGTTAAAAGCTAATGCTGAAAACATCGATTATGAGAAAGCAGCAGAGTATGAGAAAAAATTCCGTCATGATGTAATGGCTCACGTTCACGCTTACGGGGATGTGGCGCCTTCAGCAAAAGGAATTATCCACCTTGGAGCTACTTCAGCTTTTGTAGGAGACAATACGGACTTAATTCAGATCCGTGACGGGCTTTTAATCCTAAAGAAAAAGTTGGTTAACGTAATGAAAAATTTAGCAGACTTTGCTATTCAGTATAAAGACCTTCCGACTTTAGGATTCACACACTTCCAGCCGGCTCAGTTGACAACTGTTGGAAAAAGAGCTACGCTTTGGTTACAGAGTTTGGTTCTTGACATCGAAGAACTGGATTTCTTCCTTGAAACCCTTCGTTTCAGAGGAGTAAAAGGAACTACAGGAACGGCTGCAAGTTTCCTTGAACTTTTCAACGGTGATTATTCCAAAGTAAAACACTTAGATAAAGAACTTTCAAAAAGATTTGGCTTTGATAAGGTTTTCGGGGTTTCCGGACAGACTTACGACAGAAAAATTGATGCGAAAGTTGTTGCTTTATTAGGAAATATTGCACAATCTGCGCATAAATTCACAAACGATTTACGTTTACTTCAGAACCTTAAAGAAATTGAAGAGCCATTCGAGAAAAACCAGATCGGTTCATCGGCAATGGCCTACAAACGTAACCCAATGAGAAGCGAAAGAATCGGGGCATTGGCAAAATATGTAATGTCTCTGACAACAAGTTCTGCCATGGTAGCTTCTACACAATGGTTCGAAAGAACATTGGATGACTCTGCCAACAAGAGATTAACCATTCCTCAGGCATTCTTAGCTGTTGATGCTATTCTGTTAATCTGGAACAATATCCTGAACGGAATCGTAGTATATCCGAACAGAATCAACAAACATATTATGGAAGAGCTTCCTTTCATGGCGACAGAATACATCATCATGGAAGAAGTAAAAGCTGGTGGTGACCGTCAGGAAATCCACGAGGTAATCAGAGTTCATTCTATGGAAGCTTCCAAAAAAGTGAAAGAAGAAGGAAAAGAAAACGACCTTATAGAGAGAATCTTAAATGATAACTCTTTAAAACTGGACAAATCAAAACTGAAAGAAGTTTTAGATCCTAAAAACTTTATTGGTTTCGCGCCGATTCAGACGGAGGAATTCATCAAAAATGAAGTGCAGCCGATTATAGACCAAAACAAAGACTTAATAGGATTGGAAGCTGATCTTAAAGTATAA
- the bglX gene encoding beta-glucosidase BglX, which yields MKKLIVIATLALAPVISAQEMVTKPVQSYQTAQYQAKKKAFVDNLLSKMTLDEKIGQMNLPTSGDFTTGQAQSSDIGKKVEQGLVGGLFNIKGADKIKAVQKVAVEKSRLKIPMIFGMDVIHGYETTFPIPLGLAASWDMNLIQQSARVAAREAASDGINWTFSPMVDISREPRWGRVSEGSGEDPYLGSEISKNMVYGYQGKDLANGSNILACVKHFALYGAGEAGRDYNTVDMSHVRMFNEYFPPYKAAVDAGVASVMASFNEVDGVPATGNRWLQTEVLRNQWKFKGFVVTDYTGINEMVEHGMGDLQQVSALALKAGVDMDMVGEGFLTTLKKSLAEGKVTQAEIDMAARRILEAKYDLGLFDNPYKHGDAKLAAKEVYNMENRNIARSTAAQSMVLLKNDNQVLPLKKSGTVAVIGPLVNNSMNMAGTWSVATKHASSVSLMQGLQSNYGKEVKFLSAKGANIDYDAKLEEIYAAHGKKTDRDNRSKEELLKEAVEVANKADVIVLAIGESAEMSGESSSRTEITIPQSQVDLLNELKKTGKPIAMVLFTGRPLALTNVKDTPDAILNAWFAGSEAGNAIADVLFGKVNPSGKLPMTFPRSLGQVPIYYNAKNTGRPLSQDKVDKCTYERFRSNYMDECNTPLYAFGYGLSYTKFNYSDMTVSNTSPKGNQTVQASVTVTNAGNYDGAEVVQLYIRDMVGSITRPVKELKGFQKVFLKKGESKKVTFDITPENLKFYNGELKYDWEPGEFDIMIGTSSDHVQHSKINWSK from the coding sequence ATGAAAAAGTTAATTGTAATCGCCACTTTAGCATTGGCTCCCGTAATTTCCGCGCAGGAAATGGTAACGAAGCCTGTTCAGTCTTATCAGACGGCACAGTATCAGGCCAAAAAGAAAGCTTTTGTAGACAATCTTTTATCTAAAATGACATTGGATGAAAAGATCGGTCAGATGAATCTGCCGACTTCCGGAGATTTCACTACAGGCCAGGCGCAAAGCTCTGATATCGGGAAGAAAGTAGAGCAGGGATTAGTAGGAGGATTATTCAATATAAAAGGAGCAGATAAGATCAAAGCTGTTCAGAAAGTAGCTGTGGAAAAGAGCCGTCTTAAGATCCCTATGATCTTTGGAATGGATGTTATTCACGGGTATGAAACCACTTTTCCCATTCCTTTAGGTTTGGCGGCTTCATGGGATATGAATCTTATCCAACAGTCTGCAAGAGTAGCTGCAAGAGAAGCTGCTTCTGACGGAATCAACTGGACATTCTCTCCAATGGTAGATATCTCCAGAGAACCAAGATGGGGAAGAGTATCGGAAGGTTCCGGTGAAGATCCTTACCTTGGAAGTGAAATTTCCAAAAATATGGTATATGGATATCAGGGGAAAGATCTGGCAAACGGGAGTAATATCTTAGCTTGTGTAAAGCATTTTGCATTATACGGTGCCGGAGAAGCGGGAAGAGATTACAATACTGTTGATATGAGCCATGTGAGAATGTTCAATGAATATTTTCCTCCTTACAAAGCCGCTGTAGATGCAGGGGTTGCTTCGGTAATGGCTTCTTTCAATGAAGTGGATGGAGTACCGGCGACAGGAAACAGATGGCTTCAGACAGAAGTATTGAGAAATCAATGGAAATTTAAAGGATTCGTAGTAACAGATTACACCGGTATCAATGAAATGGTAGAACATGGTATGGGCGATCTTCAGCAGGTATCTGCTTTGGCTTTAAAAGCCGGCGTTGATATGGATATGGTGGGAGAAGGGTTTTTAACAACATTAAAAAAATCCCTTGCAGAAGGAAAAGTTACACAAGCTGAAATTGATATGGCGGCAAGAAGAATTCTTGAAGCAAAATATGACCTTGGCTTATTTGATAATCCATATAAGCACGGCGATGCAAAACTGGCGGCAAAGGAAGTCTATAATATGGAAAATCGTAATATAGCGAGAAGCACCGCTGCTCAATCCATGGTTTTGCTGAAAAACGATAACCAGGTATTGCCTTTGAAAAAATCAGGAACAGTTGCCGTAATCGGACCATTGGTGAATAACTCAATGAATATGGCCGGAACATGGAGTGTTGCTACAAAACATGCTTCTTCAGTTTCTTTAATGCAGGGATTACAATCAAACTACGGAAAAGAAGTTAAGTTTTTATCAGCAAAAGGAGCCAATATAGATTATGATGCTAAATTAGAAGAAATCTATGCTGCGCACGGTAAAAAAACAGACAGAGACAACCGTTCCAAAGAAGAGCTATTAAAAGAAGCTGTTGAGGTGGCAAACAAAGCTGACGTTATTGTTCTGGCAATCGGAGAATCTGCTGAAATGAGCGGGGAATCTTCTTCAAGAACAGAAATCACCATTCCTCAGTCTCAGGTTGACTTACTCAACGAATTAAAGAAGACGGGAAAACCAATCGCAATGGTTCTTTTCACAGGTCGTCCTTTAGCTTTAACCAATGTCAAAGACACTCCGGATGCTATTCTGAACGCTTGGTTTGCAGGATCTGAAGCAGGAAATGCAATTGCAGATGTTCTGTTCGGAAAAGTAAATCCTTCCGGAAAACTTCCGATGACTTTCCCAAGAAGCCTTGGACAGGTTCCTATCTACTATAACGCTAAGAATACAGGCCGCCCGTTAAGTCAGGATAAAGTGGACAAATGTACCTATGAAAGATTCCGTTCAAACTATATGGATGAATGTAATACACCTTTATATGCCTTTGGATACGGTTTGAGCTATACGAAATTCAACTATTCCGATATGACAGTTTCCAATACCAGCCCGAAAGGAAATCAGACTGTACAGGCATCTGTTACAGTAACCAATGCAGGAAACTATGACGGTGCTGAAGTCGTTCAGCTGTACATCAGAGATATGGTGGGAAGCATTACCAGACCGGTAAAAGAATTAAAAGGCTTTCAGAAAGTATTTCTTAAAAAAGGAGAATCTAAAAAAGTGACTTTCGATATTACTCCTGAAAATCTTAAGTTCTATAACGGAGAATTGAAGTATGACTGGGAACCAGGCGAATTCGACATCATGATCGGAACAAGTTCTGATCATGTTCAGCACTCAAAAATTAACTGGAGCAAATAA
- a CDS encoding alpha/beta hydrolase-fold protein, translating into MKLKLKHLPLLLLPLSLQVNAQEIKTEFNKEIKRQDKMSYILDYPQNVKGNVPLMVFLHGSGERGTNLDLVKAHSPFTYKNLIKEPVAILAPQCPEGMWWDTVTVYNLIKEIQKKYKIDASRIYLTGLSMGGWGTLKLAMEHPEMFAAVASVCAPTDQVMTANIHRFKDLNLKIFHGEWMILYFLPTLLIFIRSCTL; encoded by the coding sequence ATGAAATTAAAACTGAAACACCTCCCGCTTTTACTGCTGCCGCTTTCATTACAGGTGAATGCGCAGGAAATAAAAACGGAATTCAATAAAGAAATTAAAAGACAGGATAAAATGTCCTATATTCTGGATTACCCGCAGAATGTAAAAGGAAATGTACCGTTAATGGTCTTTTTACACGGTTCAGGAGAGCGTGGGACTAATCTTGATCTGGTAAAAGCACACAGTCCGTTTACCTACAAAAATCTGATCAAAGAACCGGTCGCTATTCTTGCTCCCCAATGTCCGGAAGGAATGTGGTGGGATACGGTTACGGTTTATAACCTGATCAAAGAAATTCAGAAAAAATATAAAATAGATGCTTCCCGTATCTACCTTACCGGACTTTCAATGGGAGGATGGGGAACTTTGAAGCTGGCCATGGAGCACCCTGAAATGTTTGCAGCAGTAGCTTCTGTCTGTGCTCCTACAGATCAGGTGATGACCGCCAATATTCATAGGTTTAAAGATTTGAATCTGAAAATATTTCATGGGGAATGGATGATATTGTACTTCCTGCCAACGCTTTTAATTTTTATCAGAAGCTGCACCCTGTAA
- a CDS encoding WG repeat-containing protein, giving the protein MKKLFLTILLMPVMSFSQEKEVLKYFISKDSLVGVKNQKGEIIIPAQFINLTGMKDNEIVECTNNTVFFDSSLANKSKIEKNSWGVVFDRKGNLLYQPYSYDNGADYFSEGLRRFVKNGKVGFVDRNAKTVIEAEHDFVAPFNYGYAAFCDGCDWEKTGDEHRAIVGGKWGVMNVKGQIVQPLAKPSEKDVEIDGKYYPNPFQYNEKEKSILQFFEKQKKKLSDLYYVNFYDKLSEKEKNLFFEIVERPKENFSYYQVNTYNDRKKDLDMLYSFKFLVSEDGKTFYAIEDFNGKKVPFERWLKEEIKNAEDFQKENPDNPNKFINK; this is encoded by the coding sequence ATGAAAAAACTGTTTTTGACCATTTTATTGATGCCAGTCATGTCTTTTTCTCAGGAAAAAGAGGTGTTAAAATATTTTATTTCCAAGGACAGTTTGGTGGGAGTGAAAAATCAAAAAGGAGAGATTATTATTCCGGCGCAGTTTATTAATCTTACAGGAATGAAAGACAACGAAATTGTTGAGTGTACAAATAATACTGTTTTTTTTGATTCTTCTCTGGCTAATAAAAGTAAAATTGAGAAAAATTCCTGGGGAGTTGTTTTTGACAGAAAAGGAAATCTACTTTACCAGCCCTATTCTTATGACAATGGAGCAGATTATTTCTCTGAAGGGCTGAGAAGATTCGTTAAAAACGGAAAGGTAGGATTTGTAGACAGAAATGCAAAAACAGTTATTGAAGCTGAACATGATTTCGTTGCTCCTTTTAATTATGGATACGCAGCGTTTTGTGACGGTTGTGACTGGGAGAAAACCGGAGATGAGCATAGAGCAATTGTAGGTGGGAAATGGGGAGTGATGAATGTCAAAGGACAAATTGTTCAGCCATTGGCAAAACCATCAGAAAAGGATGTTGAAATAGACGGGAAATACTACCCGAATCCGTTTCAGTACAATGAAAAGGAGAAGAGTATCCTTCAGTTCTTTGAAAAGCAGAAGAAAAAACTGTCAGATCTTTATTATGTAAATTTTTATGACAAATTATCTGAAAAGGAAAAGAATCTGTTTTTTGAAATCGTAGAGAGACCAAAAGAAAACTTCTCTTATTACCAGGTGAATACTTATAATGACAGGAAGAAAGATTTGGATATGCTTTACAGCTTCAAGTTCCTGGTCTCAGAAGATGGAAAAACATTTTATGCCATTGAGGATTTTAATGGAAAGAAAGTTCCTTTTGAACGCTGGCTTAAGGAAGAAATAAAAAATGCAGAAGACTTTCAGAAGGAGAATCCGGATAATCCCAATAAGTTTATCAACAAATAA
- a CDS encoding glucoamylase family protein translates to MKRNVLSMAITSLFFVYSCKNAPVVQQEAGKPEAVKNNITDEQLMDRVQKDALKYFWDYAEPNSMLGRERYHEDNIYPDNDKHVITTGGSGFGLATILVGVERGFVPRKEAVKRLTHIMDFLAKADRHKGAWSHWINGETGKTVPFGKKDNGGDLVETAFLTSGILMVREYFKNGNAEEKALAAKCDELWKGIQWNWYTKGGQKVLYWHWSPDYQWEMNFPLEGYNECLITYILAASSPTYSIDAETYYKGWTRNGTYLTDKTKYGLPLYVKHNYAEEYGGPLFWAQYSYIGLDPTGLSDKLVKNYFEVNKNQTLIDYKYCVENPKQWKDYGPNYWGLTAGYTRNEDGSTGYTAHMPGNDNGVITPTAALSSFPYTPKESMTFLRFIYTQKPEFIGSAGPYDATSIHYNNWFTPRYLAIDQGTIAPMIENYRSGFLWKLFMNAPEIQQGLKKLSFQSAKYGIK, encoded by the coding sequence ATGAAAAGGAACGTATTATCAATGGCTATTACCTCTTTATTCTTTGTGTATTCCTGTAAAAATGCTCCCGTTGTCCAACAGGAAGCTGGAAAACCTGAAGCTGTAAAAAACAATATCACAGATGAACAACTGATGGACAGAGTACAGAAAGATGCTTTAAAGTACTTCTGGGACTACGCAGAACCTAACTCGATGCTGGGAAGAGAGCGTTACCATGAAGACAATATTTATCCGGATAACGATAAGCACGTAATCACTACAGGAGGCTCAGGATTTGGGTTGGCAACTATTCTGGTAGGAGTGGAAAGAGGATTTGTTCCAAGAAAAGAGGCTGTGAAAAGGCTTACTCACATCATGGATTTCCTGGCTAAAGCAGACCGTCACAAAGGGGCATGGTCTCATTGGATCAATGGGGAAACCGGGAAAACAGTTCCTTTCGGGAAAAAAGATAATGGTGGTGATCTTGTGGAAACAGCTTTCCTTACTTCAGGAATACTGATGGTCCGTGAATATTTTAAAAACGGAAACGCAGAAGAAAAAGCCCTTGCAGCAAAATGTGACGAGCTGTGGAAAGGAATCCAATGGAACTGGTATACCAAAGGAGGACAGAAAGTTCTTTACTGGCACTGGTCACCGGATTACCAATGGGAAATGAACTTTCCTCTTGAAGGATATAATGAATGTCTGATCACGTATATCTTAGCAGCATCTTCACCTACCTATTCCATTGATGCTGAAACCTATTATAAAGGATGGACCAGAAACGGAACTTACCTTACAGATAAAACAAAATACGGGTTACCCCTGTATGTAAAACATAATTATGCCGAAGAATATGGCGGTCCGCTTTTCTGGGCACAATATTCATATATTGGGCTTGATCCGACAGGATTATCTGATAAGCTCGTGAAAAATTACTTTGAAGTCAATAAAAATCAAACCCTTATCGACTATAAATACTGCGTTGAAAATCCAAAACAGTGGAAAGACTACGGGCCCAACTATTGGGGACTTACAGCCGGTTACACAAGAAATGAGGACGGAAGCACTGGATATACGGCGCACATGCCAGGCAATGATAACGGAGTGATAACACCTACGGCGGCATTGAGCAGTTTCCCATATACCCCAAAAGAATCAATGACTTTCCTGAGATTCATTTATACTCAAAAACCTGAATTCATTGGATCTGCGGGACCTTATGATGCCACTTCTATCCATTACAACAATTGGTTTACCCCAAGATATCTGGCTATTGATCAGGGAACCATAGCCCCAATGATCGAAAATTACAGATCAGGATTCCTTTGGAAACTGTTTATGAATGCTCCTGAAATTCAGCAGGGATTGAAAAAATTAAGCTTCCAGTCAGCCAAATATGGGATAAAGTAA
- a CDS encoding phosphoribosylformylglycinamidine synthase, with the protein MSNNKRIFVEKRGIFDVESPKIFDEVKAVVPAVQSVKVYNVYDIFNLNDGEFEKVVNNTFVDPVTDILHTENPAKSIHFGMEFLPGQYDQRADSAQQCIALLTENEKSKVRSGKLIEFEGVSEADLVKIKDLLINKVESQEKDLSILDIPAEETPSKVIIHENFINFNDAELESFYNDHGFALGLDDLKFIQEYFKTEERNPTETELKVLDTYWSDHCRHTTFETELSDIQFEGKFKHTLETIFNDYIEKRKFLGRELKPISLMDLATVCGKYFHKTGNLENLVISDEINACTIQIEAEYDGKKEPWYLLFKNETHNHPTEIEPFGGASTCLGGAIRDPLSGRSFVFQAMRLTGAADVLESVDKTLPGKLPQKTITKQAANGYSSYGNQIGLATTMVSEIYDEGYKAKRMEVGFVTGAVPVDWVRREKPASGDSIIILGGATGRDGVGGASGSSKEQDETSIHTMSSEVQKGNAVEERKIQRLFRNPEVTKLIKKSNDFGAGGVSVAIGEIADSLEVNLDVLPLKYEGLNGTELAISESQERMAVVVDPQDKEKFIKFCEAENIVAVEVAKVTDSGRMQMFWKGDKIVDLSRAFLDTNGCSKSQEVKITHLEEVKEETKAFTAENFLNILKDKNVASQKGLLEMFDSSIGATTVAMPLGGKYQQTLMEGSVQTLPILGAKDIKTVSLASWGFDAEISKQNSLLGSSYAVVESVAKIVAMGGDYKNIRLSFQEYFEKLGQNPEKWGKPLASLLGAYDAQINLGLAAIGGKDSMSGTYQDLNVPPTLISFACANGDKENIISPELKNAGNKLYFFNHVAQESGLPNYDALKEVFEFIFENIKAGKIVSVKTVKEGGLAVALAKMSFGNRLGAEINADENVLLAKNIGSLIIEAKEELSAVNLQLIGKVVDDEILSINNFKFQISNLESSFTGTFENLFPTVEKEKITVEIDAKHNSVNPRNIIIKKHGIAQPKVFAPVFPGTNCEYDTLNAFQKEGAVVSSLPLININHQLLDESIDAWVEEIRTSQILAFSGGFSAGDEPDGSAKFIVNVLKNEKMKNAVHELLDRDGMIIGICNGFQALVKSGLLPYGRIKDLDENSPTLAHNAIRRHISQMVTVKVVNDESPWLKGMKDQTFTIPISHGEGRFMASEEEIRKLYENGQIATQYIDLDGNIAHGMPFNPNNSLFGIEGITSPCGKIYGRMGHPERFAEGLMKNIPTANYHNIFKNGVEYFK; encoded by the coding sequence ATGTCTAATAACAAAAGAATTTTCGTAGAAAAAAGAGGAATTTTCGATGTTGAAAGTCCAAAAATTTTTGATGAAGTAAAAGCGGTGGTTCCGGCAGTTCAAAGTGTGAAAGTATATAATGTATATGATATTTTCAACCTGAATGACGGAGAATTTGAAAAAGTGGTGAACAACACTTTCGTAGACCCTGTTACTGATATTTTACATACAGAAAACCCTGCAAAGTCTATTCATTTCGGAATGGAATTTTTACCGGGACAGTATGATCAGAGAGCAGACTCTGCGCAGCAGTGTATCGCTTTGCTGACTGAAAATGAAAAATCAAAAGTAAGAAGTGGAAAGCTGATCGAATTTGAAGGAGTTTCTGAAGCAGATTTGGTTAAAATCAAAGACCTTTTGATCAACAAAGTGGAATCTCAGGAAAAAGACTTATCCATTCTGGATATTCCTGCAGAAGAAACGCCGTCAAAAGTAATTATTCACGAAAACTTCATTAATTTCAATGATGCAGAACTTGAAAGTTTCTATAACGACCATGGTTTTGCATTAGGATTAGATGACCTGAAATTTATTCAGGAATATTTCAAAACTGAAGAAAGAAATCCTACGGAAACAGAATTAAAAGTATTAGACACGTATTGGAGCGACCATTGTCGTCACACGACATTCGAAACAGAATTGTCAGACATTCAGTTTGAAGGTAAGTTCAAACACACATTGGAAACTATTTTCAATGATTATATCGAAAAAAGAAAATTCTTAGGCCGTGAGCTGAAGCCGATTTCTTTAATGGATCTGGCAACAGTATGCGGTAAATATTTCCATAAAACAGGGAATCTTGAAAACCTTGTAATTTCTGATGAGATTAATGCATGTACCATTCAGATCGAAGCAGAATATGACGGTAAAAAAGAACCCTGGTATTTATTATTCAAAAACGAAACGCACAATCACCCAACGGAAATTGAGCCTTTCGGAGGTGCTTCTACTTGCTTAGGAGGTGCAATCAGAGATCCTTTATCCGGAAGATCTTTCGTTTTCCAGGCTATGAGATTAACGGGAGCTGCAGACGTTTTGGAATCTGTTGACAAAACATTACCGGGCAAATTACCCCAGAAAACCATTACGAAGCAGGCTGCCAACGGCTATTCATCTTACGGTAACCAGATTGGTCTTGCTACTACGATGGTTTCTGAAATCTATGACGAAGGCTATAAAGCCAAGAGAATGGAAGTTGGTTTCGTTACCGGAGCTGTTCCTGTAGATTGGGTAAGACGTGAGAAACCTGCCAGTGGTGATTCAATCATCATTTTGGGAGGTGCAACAGGCCGTGATGGTGTAGGAGGAGCAAGCGGAAGTTCAAAAGAACAGGACGAAACTTCCATCCACACCATGAGCTCAGAAGTTCAGAAAGGAAATGCCGTAGAGGAACGTAAAATCCAGAGACTATTCAGAAATCCTGAAGTAACGAAGCTGATCAAAAAATCAAATGACTTCGGAGCAGGAGGTGTTTCTGTGGCAATTGGTGAAATTGCAGACTCTTTGGAAGTAAACCTTGACGTATTACCATTAAAATACGAAGGATTAAACGGAACAGAACTGGCTATTTCCGAATCTCAGGAAAGAATGGCGGTAGTTGTGGATCCTCAGGATAAAGAAAAATTCATTAAATTCTGTGAAGCTGAAAACATTGTTGCCGTAGAAGTAGCAAAAGTGACAGATTCCGGAAGAATGCAGATGTTCTGGAAAGGAGACAAAATTGTAGACCTTTCAAGAGCTTTCTTAGATACCAACGGATGTTCAAAATCTCAGGAAGTGAAAATCACTCACCTTGAAGAAGTAAAAGAAGAAACAAAAGCTTTCACAGCAGAAAACTTCCTGAACATCTTAAAAGATAAAAACGTAGCTTCCCAGAAAGGACTACTTGAAATGTTCGACTCTTCAATTGGAGCTACTACAGTAGCAATGCCTTTAGGTGGAAAATACCAGCAGACCCTGATGGAAGGAAGTGTACAGACACTACCGATCTTAGGAGCAAAAGATATTAAAACCGTTTCTCTGGCAAGCTGGGGATTTGATGCTGAAATCTCAAAACAAAACTCCCTGTTAGGGTCATCTTACGCCGTAGTAGAGAGTGTAGCGAAGATTGTAGCGATGGGAGGTGATTATAAAAACATCAGATTAAGCTTTCAGGAATACTTCGAAAAATTAGGGCAAAATCCTGAAAAATGGGGTAAACCTCTAGCATCACTTTTAGGAGCTTATGATGCACAAATCAATTTAGGTCTTGCAGCGATCGGAGGAAAAGATTCCATGAGTGGAACCTACCAGGATCTGAATGTTCCGCCAACCCTGATTTCCTTTGCATGTGCTAACGGAGATAAAGAAAATATCATCTCTCCTGAATTGAAAAACGCAGGAAACAAACTGTATTTCTTCAATCACGTTGCTCAGGAAAGCGGACTTCCAAACTATGATGCTTTAAAAGAAGTTTTTGAATTCATTTTTGAAAATATCAAAGCAGGAAAAATTGTTTCTGTGAAAACAGTGAAAGAAGGAGGTTTGGCTGTAGCTTTAGCAAAAATGAGCTTCGGAAACAGATTAGGTGCCGAGATCAATGCCGATGAAAATGTTTTATTAGCGAAAAATATCGGTAGCTTAATTATTGAAGCAAAAGAAGAATTAAGTGCTGTAAACCTTCAGTTGATTGGAAAAGTAGTTGATGATGAAATTTTGAGCATCAACAATTTCAAATTTCAAATTTCAAATCTCGAATCCAGTTTTACTGGTACTTTCGAGAATCTCTTCCCGACAGTAGAAAAAGAAAAGATCACGGTTGAAATTGATGCTAAGCACAACTCTGTCAACCCAAGAAATATTATCATTAAAAAACACGGAATTGCTCAGCCAAAAGTATTTGCTCCGGTATTCCCGGGAACAAACTGTGAGTATGATACACTGAATGCATTCCAGAAAGAAGGAGCTGTAGTAAGCAGCCTGCCATTGATCAATATCAATCACCAGCTATTGGATGAAAGTATTGATGCGTGGGTAGAAGAGATCAGAACCTCTCAGATTCTGGCATTCTCCGGAGGCTTCTCTGCTGGTGATGAACCGGATGGTTCTGCAAAATTCATTGTCAACGTTCTGAAAAACGAGAAAATGAAAAATGCAGTTCATGAATTATTAGACAGAGACGGGATGATCATCGGGATCTGTAACGGATTCCAGGCACTTGTGAAATCAGGATTGCTGCCTTACGGAAGAATCAAGGATTTGGATGAAAACTCTCCAACGTTAGCTCACAATGCGATCAGAAGACATATTTCTCAAATGGTTACTGTGAAAGTAGTGAATGATGAAAGCCCTTGGTTAAAAGGAATGAAAGATCAGACTTTCACTATTCCAATTTCTCACGGAGAAGGTCGTTTCATGGCTTCAGAAGAAGAAATCAGGAAATTGTATGAAAATGGGCAGATTGCCACCCAATACATAGATCTTGACGGAAACATTGCACACGGAATGCCGTTTAACCCGAATAACTCATTATTCGGAATCGAAGGAATCACCAGCCCATGTGGAAAAATCTACGGAAGAATGGGACACCCGGAACGATTTGCTGAAGGTCTCATGAAAAATATACCAACCGCGAATTATCACAACATATTCAAAAACGGTGTTGAATACTTCAAATAA
- a CDS encoding bacteriocin-like protein, with the protein MKNLRKLSKRELKTVQGGIPMCLAGYFWCTFEKKCIPVGSPCGLIID; encoded by the coding sequence ATGAAAAATCTAAGAAAACTTTCAAAAAGAGAATTAAAAACCGTTCAGGGTGGGATCCCAATGTGTCTTGCAGGATACTTCTGGTGTACATTTGAAAAAAAATGTATCCCCGTAGGATCACCATGCGGACTTATTATCGATTAA